A window of the Neofelis nebulosa isolate mNeoNeb1 chromosome 13, mNeoNeb1.pri, whole genome shotgun sequence genome harbors these coding sequences:
- the RPS24 gene encoding small ribosomal subunit protein eS24 isoform X2 yields the protein MNDTVTIRTRKFMTNRLLQRKQMVIDVLHPGKATVPKTEIREKLAKMYKTTPDVIFVFGFRTHFGGGKTTGFGMIYDSLDYAKKNEPKHRLARHGLYEKKKTSRKQRKERKNRMKKVRGTAKANVGAGKKKE from the exons ATG AATGACACAGTAACTATCCGGACCAGGAAGTTCATGACCAACCGACTACTTCAGCGGAAACAGATG gtCATCGATGTTCTTCACCCCGGAAAGGCAACAGTACCTAAGACAGAAATTCGGGAAAAACTAGCCAAAATGTACAAGACCACACCAGATGTCATCTTTGTATTTGGATTCAGAACCCATTTTGGAGGTGGCAAGACAACTGGCTTTGGCATGATTTATGATTCCTTGGattatgcaaagaaaaatgaacccaaaCATAGACTTGCACGA CATGGCTTGTATGAGAAGAAAAAGACGTCGAGAAAACAGCGGAAGGAACGCAAGAACCGAATGAAGAAAGTCAGGGGAACTGCAAAAGCTAATGTTGGTGCTGGCAAAAAG AAGGAGTAA
- the RPS24 gene encoding small ribosomal subunit protein eS24 isoform X1: MNDTVTIRTRKFMTNRLLQRKQMVIDVLHPGKATVPKTEIREKLAKMYKTTPDVIFVFGFRTHFGGGKTTGFGMIYDSLDYAKKNEPKHRLARHGLYEKKKTSRKQRKERKNRMKKVRGTAKANVGAGKKKVTCFETLHDVVS; this comes from the exons ATG AATGACACAGTAACTATCCGGACCAGGAAGTTCATGACCAACCGACTACTTCAGCGGAAACAGATG gtCATCGATGTTCTTCACCCCGGAAAGGCAACAGTACCTAAGACAGAAATTCGGGAAAAACTAGCCAAAATGTACAAGACCACACCAGATGTCATCTTTGTATTTGGATTCAGAACCCATTTTGGAGGTGGCAAGACAACTGGCTTTGGCATGATTTATGATTCCTTGGattatgcaaagaaaaatgaacccaaaCATAGACTTGCACGA CATGGCTTGTATGAGAAGAAAAAGACGTCGAGAAAACAGCGGAAGGAACGCAAGAACCGAATGAAGAAAGTCAGGGGAACTGCAAAAGCTAATGTTGGTGCTGGCAAAAAG AAGGTAACGTGTTTTGAGACGCTACACGATGTAGTATCTTAA
- the RPS24 gene encoding small ribosomal subunit protein eS24 isoform X4: MNDTVTIRTRKFMTNRLLQRKQMVIDVLHPGKATVPKTEIREKLAKMYKTTPDVIFVFGFRTHFGGGKTTGFGMIYDSLDYAKKNEPKHRLARHGLYEKKKTSRKQRKERKNRMKKVRGTAKANVGAGKK, from the exons ATG AATGACACAGTAACTATCCGGACCAGGAAGTTCATGACCAACCGACTACTTCAGCGGAAACAGATG gtCATCGATGTTCTTCACCCCGGAAAGGCAACAGTACCTAAGACAGAAATTCGGGAAAAACTAGCCAAAATGTACAAGACCACACCAGATGTCATCTTTGTATTTGGATTCAGAACCCATTTTGGAGGTGGCAAGACAACTGGCTTTGGCATGATTTATGATTCCTTGGattatgcaaagaaaaatgaacccaaaCATAGACTTGCACGA CATGGCTTGTATGAGAAGAAAAAGACGTCGAGAAAACAGCGGAAGGAACGCAAGAACCGAATGAAGAAAGTCAGGGGAACTGCAAAAGCTAATGTTGGTGCTGGCAAAAAG TGA
- the RPS24 gene encoding small ribosomal subunit protein eS24 isoform X3 → MNDTVTIRTRKFMTNRLLQRKQMVIDVLHPGKATVPKTEIREKLAKMYKTTPDVIFVFGFRTHFGGGKTTGFGMIYDSLDYAKKNEPKHRLARHGLYEKKKTSRKQRKERKNRMKKVRGTAKANVGAGKKK, encoded by the exons ATG AATGACACAGTAACTATCCGGACCAGGAAGTTCATGACCAACCGACTACTTCAGCGGAAACAGATG gtCATCGATGTTCTTCACCCCGGAAAGGCAACAGTACCTAAGACAGAAATTCGGGAAAAACTAGCCAAAATGTACAAGACCACACCAGATGTCATCTTTGTATTTGGATTCAGAACCCATTTTGGAGGTGGCAAGACAACTGGCTTTGGCATGATTTATGATTCCTTGGattatgcaaagaaaaatgaacccaaaCATAGACTTGCACGA CATGGCTTGTATGAGAAGAAAAAGACGTCGAGAAAACAGCGGAAGGAACGCAAGAACCGAATGAAGAAAGTCAGGGGAACTGCAAAAGCTAATGTTGGTGCTGGCAAAAAG AAATGA